The following proteins are co-located in the Candidatus Methylomirabilota bacterium genome:
- a CDS encoding gamma carbonic anhydrase family protein gives MIRSVPGRTPRVHPAAWVDPSAQVIGDVTIEEGASVWPLSVLRGDQDNYVTLGRNSNVQDNSVLHVTPEFPCIVGAGVTIGHRCVVHACTIMDNVRIGIGAVVLTGAVVEEGAQVAAGAVVPEGKVVPAGWLVMGVPAKPIRKMSQDEVEDILKNARDYLELWHRDYRGRG, from the coding sequence ATGATCCGCAGCGTTCCTGGACGCACCCCGCGCGTGCACCCCGCCGCCTGGGTCGATCCTTCCGCCCAGGTTATCGGCGACGTCACCATCGAGGAAGGCGCCAGCGTCTGGCCGCTCAGCGTGCTCCGGGGCGATCAGGACAACTACGTCACGCTCGGCCGGAACTCCAATGTCCAGGACAACTCCGTGCTGCACGTCACGCCGGAGTTTCCCTGCATCGTGGGCGCCGGCGTCACCATCGGCCACCGCTGCGTGGTCCACGCCTGCACCATCATGGACAACGTGCGGATCGGCATCGGGGCTGTGGTGCTCACGGGCGCCGTGGTCGAGGAAGGCGCGCAGGTAGCCGCGGGGGCCGTGGTGCCGGAGGGCAAGGTGGTGCCCGCGGGCTGGCTCGTCATGGGCGTGCCCGCCAAGCCTATTCGCAAGATGAGTCAGGACGAGGTCGAGGACATCCTCAAGAACGCGCGCGACTACCTCGAACTCTGGCACCGCGACTACCGAGGGCGGGGATAA